Proteins from one Dysgonomonas sp. HDW5A genomic window:
- a CDS encoding dCMP deaminase family protein: MDTEKQHLLDNRYLRMAMIWAENSYCKRRKVGALIVKDKMIISDGYNGTPSGFENICEDENYLTKPYVLHAEANAITKVARSHNSSMGATMYVTTSPCMECSKLIIQSGIKRVVYSDKYHNMDGCELLERAGIETIFIDLTE, translated from the coding sequence ATGGATACTGAGAAGCAGCATTTGTTGGACAATCGTTATTTGCGTATGGCGATGATTTGGGCCGAAAATTCCTATTGTAAAAGACGCAAAGTGGGTGCTCTTATTGTAAAAGATAAAATGATAATTTCTGATGGATATAATGGAACACCGTCCGGATTCGAGAATATTTGCGAAGATGAAAATTATTTGACAAAACCTTATGTCTTACATGCCGAAGCTAATGCTATTACTAAGGTTGCCCGTTCGCATAACAGTAGTATGGGAGCTACGATGTATGTTACAACATCGCCTTGCATGGAGTGTTCGAAACTTATCATACAGTCGGGAATAAAAAGAGTGGTATATAGTGATAAATATCATAATATGGATGGTTGCGAGCTTCTCGAAAGAGCCGGTATCGAAACCATTTTTATAGATTTGACAGAATAA